The sequence CCTATTTCTTTTGTTATCTCAAGGCTCCAAGGGATTGATTCATTAGTTTACTTTTTAGTTCACATTTGTTTAGTATTAATGTGTTTGAAAATCATTGTCATAGGCACTTGTCATCGTCATAAAGGACAGAGCCACAAGTTTTGGAAAATTGCAGTGTGGTAGAGAAAAATCTCAAGGTGTAAGGGGTTTGTGCACTGGAAACAAATGTCGTTGACTAGACATTTGACCTAGACACTTGACCTCAATTTGGTGAGATGACCCTTAGATGAAACCCTGAACTTTGAAATCAGCAGATAAAGATTGGGCAATGGGCATAGTCACAAGAGGGAAAAGTCATGCAAAGTGTGAGAGCAATTACAGTGAGCTTGGGGAGAAAGTAGCTGAGTATGTCTCAAACGTAGTATACCAGTTATGAGGGTCAAAAGAGATGAGGCTAGGGCAATAGGTAGGGGTCAAATTAGAGAAAGCCTATGTGTAGTAACAAAAACTCTTTCCTATTTTATCTAAAAGCAATTAGAAAGTCATTAAGGAATTATCCAAGAATTATTATTGACTTTTAATTTCCACAGACTCTACTCTGAAGAAACTGTTGGTGGATCAAGGACTATGAGCAATAAATCACTTCAATATTGATTCCTTGAACTTTCTCTGACATGTTGTCCTACACATTTCCTTTCAGGCAGAAAAAATGTCTTTGTGCTGTGAGTTTCTAAGTAAACAGAGACCTGAAACCAGCAAAGGAGAGATGATCAGTCCAtgttcatggacaaaggagccaggcATGACATGGAGAGTGACGTTCAAATATTTCATCAGGTGAGGAAAGTTAAAGACAGGAGTGCACTTTGATTCTGGgatattttcaaaacaaatataaaaaaatttttgatggaAATGTATGCTTCACATTGGAAAATGACTTCATGCTAACAGAGATTATTTTATGAGTCTCATTCCCAGGAAAGACTGATTTATTAACTTGTACTGGTGTCCTCTTCAATGCCATAGTCATTTATTTGTGATGTTGTCATAGAAGACTTCCTGCCTCTCAGAGCTCTTAGTCATGCTGGGGAGAAACATCACTCTGGTGAGTGAGTTCATCCTGGTGGGCTTCCCCACCGCCCCCTGGCTGCAGGTCCTgctcttctccctcttccttgTGGTCTACTTGCTGGTGGTAGTAGAGAATCTTGTCATCATGCTCACTGTCTGGGTCACTGGCTCCCTCCATAAGCCCATGTACTATTTCCTGAATAGCCTGTCCTTCTTGGAGGTCTGGTATGTCTCTGTCACAGTCCCCAAGATGCTGGATGGATTCCTCCTGCAGAGACAGCGCATCTCCTTCACAGGCTGCATGACCCAGCTGTACTTCTTTATCTCACTTGCCGGGACAGAGTGTGTACTTCTGGCagccatggcctatgaccgctatgtggccatctgccaccctCTCAGATACCCGGTCATCATGACCACAGGTTATTGTGTGCAGCTGGTGGCTTTTTCCTATATGAGTGGTTTCATGGTCTCTGTAATCAAGGTCTATTTCATTTCACATGTTGCTTTTTGTGGCTCCAATGTCATGAACCACTTTTTCTGTGACATCTCACCAATCCTCAAACTGGCCTGCAAAGACATGTCCACAGCTGAGCTAGTGGACTTTGCTTTGGCTATTGTCATTCTTGTCTTCCCTCTCACCGCTACCATCCTCTCCTATGTCTACATAGTCTCCACCATTCTGTGTATACCCTCcacccagggaaggaagaaggccttctccacctgtgcaTCCCACCTCACAGTAGTCATAATTTATTACACAGCCATGATTTTCATGTATGTTCGGCCCAGAGCTATTGCTTCATTTAACTCCAACAAACTCATCTCAGCTGTGTATGCAGTCCTCACGCCCATGCtaaatccattcatctactgtCTGAGGAACCAGGAAGTCAAGAATGCTATCAAAAAGACAGTGGGTATTGGCCAGTGCTTCCTGCTCAGCTGAGGCCTGCTGCCTTGAGGAGGAGACTGATCCAGCAAGGAAGTCATTCCCGAGACACTTCCAATGGTTGTGCACACTTACTTGCTCTATAGATCTAGATTCTTAAAGTAATCACAGCATTTGaagacagaagaaattaaaaacagaaacaaaacacattATTTACTGCTTTAATCTTTcattgatgttgtttagtcactcaatcttatctctttgtgacccatggactgcagtagtccaggcttccctgttctttgcCATCTCCTAGAgatactcaaactcatatccactgagtcggtgatgccatcaaatcatcttgtcctctgtcatccccttctcctcctgccttcaatctttctcagcatcagggtcttttctaataagttgacccttcacataaggtggccaaagtattggagcttcagcttcagcatcagtccttctaatgaatatttgggattgatttcctttaggatggactggtttgacctccttgtagtccaagggactctcaagagtcttctccaacagcacagttcaaaagcatcaattctttgtcgttcagctctctttatggtccaagtctcacatccatacatgaatactggaaaaaccgtagctttgaccagatggacatttgtcagcaaagtaacatctctgctttttaacatgctgtctaggtttgtcatagcttttcttccaaggatcaagtgtttTCTAATTTTGTGGCTGCCGCCACCacatgcaatgattttggagcccaagaaaatagtctgtcattgtttccattgttaccccatatttgccgtgaagtgaagagaccagatgccatcatcttagttttttgaatgttgagttttaagccagctttttcactctcctctttcactttcaacagaggctctttagtttctcttcactttctgcaacaaGGGTGTTGTCATCctcgtatctgaagttattgatatttctcccaacaatcttgattccagcttgtgctacatccTGCCTGGcatatcacatgatgtactctgcatataaattaaataggtgacaatatacagccttgaggcacccctttcctaattttgagccAGTtgattgttccatgtccagttctaactcttgcttcttgaactgaatacagatttctcaggaggcaggtcaggtggtatggttttcgcatctcttgaagaattttccacagtttgttgtgatccacacagtcaaaggctttagcatagtcaatgaagcagaagtagatgtttttctggaattctcttgctttgtctatgattcagtggatgttggcaatttgatctctgattcctctccttttgtaaatccagcttgaacatctggaagttctcagttcacatactgttgaaacctggcttggagaattttgagcattactttactagtgtgtgaaatgagtgcaactgtatggtagtttaaacattttttgccatagcccttctttgggattgggatgaaaactgaccttttccaatcctgtggccactgctgagttttccatatttgttggcatattgagtgcagcactttcacagcatcatcttttaggatttgaaatagctcagctggaattccaacacctctaatagctttgttcctagtgatgcttcctaaggcccacttgacttccaggATGTctaactctaggtgagtgatcacaccattgtgattatctgggtcatgaagatcttttttgtacagttcttctgtgtattcttgccacctcttcttaatatcttctgcttctattagttaCACACCATCTCTGTCCGttgttgtgctcatctttgcatgaaatgttcccttggtatatctagttttcttaaagagatctctagtcttttccattatattgttttcctttatttctttgcattgttcactcaggaaggctttcttatctctccttgctattctttggaactctgcattcatatgggtatatctttccttttctcctttgccttttgcttttcttttctcagcaatttgtaaggcctcctcagtcatTTTGCcactttgtatttctctttcttggggatagttttgatcaccacctgctatacaatgtcatgaacctctgtccctagtttcaggcactctatcagagctaatatcttgaatctatttgtcactttcactgtataatctttAATCTTTAAGTGTATTTAATATGCACTGTATATGACAATATATTCCTTGAAATGAGAGAGCAACAGTAaatattaacatatgtaaaatggTTTCATTAACCCTTTACACAAATAATCTATTTTATTCTCAAAATGCCTCCATGAGTTAGTTATGATTAGATACTTGATTTTAAATATCAGGAAAGTGAAGCATACACAGAGAGATTTAAATAAGTTACCTGAAATTGTGTacctaaataaatatcaaaaccaTTATTTGAACCCAAAGAATCTAACTTTTAACAACTGTGTTAAGTAATATGAGTCTGTGATCATAGCTCTAAGAGAGACTTTTGTTAACAACATTGGTGTCTCGATCAAGCAATTCAGTACATAAGATTTGTAAATGTGACGAAAAGACATGATGGTGTAGTAGTGATGGTGATGACAGTGCTCTTTGCAATTATATTGTGTTATTGATGATCAACTAccattgataataataataattttgagcatttctcaGTTCTCATCCAtgtttgaaagtaaaaaaaagcaGATGtgtaaatcactcagttgtgtccaaatctttgtaacaccatggaccatagcccaccaggctcctctgtccatggaattctccaggcaagaatactagagtaggtagctattcctttctccagaggatcttcctgacccagggattgaacccagatctcctgcattgcaagcagattctttgctgtctgagctaccaggaaaacccTTCAAGGACTATAAGAGCTTATTTCTTATTACAGGAATGGGATCAGTAGTTCACAAGAGATGAAAGAATCAGTATTAATGCAATTTTTGCAGTTGACATGTATCTCTTGAGACACTCCCTTTCGGGCTTTTGGATTCTTATGGCCTATCATGCTATATATGACTATTATAAGCAAACTAAGAGAATGGCATCACAACAGTATATGCTTGAGCTGAAACCCTCAATACATCAATATAACATGTTCTTACATACAATAGGTGAAAGCAAATACAAATTTTCTAAGGCAAACGCAAGTGTTATATATCATTATGGGACCTGCTGATAAGAAAATATAGAATACCAAGAAGAATTCTATAAAATTGATCAAGCTGaggttaaaatatgaaaacaaaaatcagaaaaggCTATTATGACtccacattttattcatttaaagttGGAGTCTAAAATTTGTCTCCTAGTTTTGATCTAAGCCCCTTGAATATATTATTCAACATTCTTGTATTAATCTTTATCTATTGCTTTTGAAATGTTACTCTACTATTTAGTAATTCTTAATTTGAACTAAATAGTATCTACTTATtctagtctttttaaaaactttttattttatactggagtatactTGATTAATAAGGTGCTAGCCTCAGGGATACAGCAAAGAGATACAGCCACACacgtacatgtatccattctttcacAAGCTCCCTTCCCATCTAGTTTGCCAcataatattgaacagagttccccgtgcatttatttattattttagaatCACTCTACCATTCATGAAGCTCAACAATGTCTGACATTTTTGCCACTTGAACCAAATCAGCCTTATTTTTACTGATCTCCAATATGAAACATCCATTCTGATATTAGTCCCTGCAGCACACTCAGTAACTACAATATACTCATCTTTCTTAactccattcattcattatttcttGTGCCCCTATTTCTTGCCAAGTTCTGTGATAGACTACAGTGGACAACAACTACCAAAAAAACACAGAGTCTTCCTTCTAATAGCTCAGAGATGAGTGAGGAAGATAAAGGCACAATTGCCTCCAGCGTTAAGTGTGATGATATGAATACAGGATTCTTTGGAAACAAATAATAGTTAGACCTAGGATGATCAGAGAAAATGTTCCAGTAGAAGTAGCATTTAGGCTAACACTTGCAGGAATTAGATAGATGAAAAAGGTGGACAGTAATAAAGATCAGGGCTTGCAAAGATGGAAAAGGGCAAGAGTCAAGAGAGATATGAACCCACTAAAAAACCTGAAAGATGACTAACACAGAGTGATATAATGAAGAAAGGGGTCACAAGAGGAAGTAGATTCATGTTCACCAACCCAAATCTTACTAATTTGTGAATTCCTCTTACCATATAGGTTTGTGGATATACAGTAAGTTCCACAGAggtattttcagtctctgcaagcACTAGATCTTCAGCTTGCTGCATTTTTATCAGGTAAATGGCAGCCACTTACACAGTGAAGCAGGGACAAGGGGCATTGTCTTTCAATATTCAGCCTCGACCAGAGCACCTCTTCATTTTGAATGACAGATGGCAGTTTGTGTTTGACTCTGAGTATACTGTGGTTTCTCTAGCCCAGAAATTAACCTTATTCATCCTTGAAGCTATAATACCAGCCTCACCACCTGACACTGTAGATAGATACTTGACTGTCTGTTTCCCAGGTTTAAGCTAGTTTACTGCACAGACtgctttttcccttttccccttttaGGTTGCATTTCTTGTCTTATCACAGTAAATTAGACTATAAGGTCTGTAGAAGAATTTCCCCAATATATTTTCCCAGTTGCTTCTATTTCACACACTCAGGTTTACTATCTTCTAATAAACAGCATAATCAGGCTTTTAAAAGAGACTCACTGGCAACTGGGTAAGTGGAAAAATATTGGGAAAGTACATGATTTTGTGAGGCAAATATTGAGCTTGAGTCTACAGCATTATGAGTAGTTAAATTTGTAGCTTTTGCAGCAAATTAGAATTTTGGtttctttgagcttcagtttcctcatctgttgaaAGTAGATCATCATATCTACTTCCCAAGttgatgtgaagattaaatgaaaatggatacatgtgaaGGCTCCTGGTGCAGCATGTGGCACACACTGCTCTACATCATCCGACAGAACCCAGGGCACAGGGCTGCTTGTAGTGTCTGTAAAactcccctggactgcaagtCCTCTATGAcggcttttctgtttcttccaacTTCCCGCTTGTGCTGACTTGTCTCCATACCTATCAGGAAGAAATGACTCTAGTTGCATGTAACTTGTGTTCACACTGATGATATCTTGGTTGTAACACTTTTTAGACTCTATCTTATACTGACAGTGATTTAAATATACATCTTATTTAAAACACTAGATTATAAGTTTCTTTAGGTCTCACAGTTACTAAAAGTTATTATCATGCATTCAGTGATCAATAGCTATATGAGGAATAAATCCCTGTCTGAATGTCAGACTTCCAACTGATAGCCACAGTACCCATAACTTCCACATTTTTTGGCCTAGTTCCAATTTTTAAACATTCTATTCTCTCCAACTCCTCTAATTTTTAGTTTGAAGCAAACATCATGTCTTTCTTCATACCCATTTCAATATTTTCTAACATGTTAAGGCTGGAAAGCTTAAAATTACAGACCTCAGGTTTTCATTAATATTTAGGTTCCTGTATGATGCATTTATATAACACTTTGATTCTCACATAAATCATAGGCAGAAGGAGTCAGTGTGTGGGACATTCATTAGCTGCTGTGGCTTATGGCCAAAGTTCTGCAGGCAACAGATTTGGTTCATGAGCCGCAGAGAggaagcagcagcaacagcaacagtTTTCTCTATTGTGTCCGAGACAAGGTGGTTGTGGAGGCTCAAAGTTGTTTCTGGGGTTCATCCTAAACTCCTGAACTCCAGTCTTCTCAATGACTTTACAATAATCAAATTCTCTTTCTGCTTAAGCTACCTAAGATAAATTTGATTACCTGTAACACAACATTGACTGACACAATCACTCCATgaggaaatttttatttattatgaacCTTCATTTTCTTGTTTGGAAATTGGGAATATTAGTAACATTTTATAGAGTTGTTCAAAGCGTTAAATTAGATAACACGTATGTGAAGTCTTTAGAATATAGCAGGTGCACACAGATTATTAATGTTGGCTTCTACAGAGAGATGTTGCTTTTTTGTATTAACAGATGTCTGTACGACCCTACTGATAGCAGTCCTTGcactttaaaaatagagaagTCCTTAATCATTTGATTAACTGGGGTGTTTCaggttaaaagaattaaaatttagaataatTCAAAGATTTATGGCTTGAGAGACTGAATGGATAACTTTACTATTTCCTGAAGTATCTGGAATTATCCTAGAACTCCAGTGTTTCAGCTATTGATAAATCTGAATCAGTAAGTCTGATGACTATTGAGAAGCAGAATTCTTTTTAAgcatacatgtaaaaatatgacatAAACCCCTATATTAAGTGAATAATATAAACACAGTAGTATTttcggagagggcaatggcaacccactccagtactcttgcctggacaatcctatggatggaggaacctggtaggctgcggtccatgaggtcgcttagagttggacacgactgagcgacttcactttcacgcattggagaaggaaatggcaacccactccagtgttcttgcctggagaatcccagggacgagggagactggtgggctgacgtctatggggtcacacagagtcggacacgactcaagtgagTTAGCAGTAGCAGTAAGTATTTTCCTACtggattttataattatttcaccTAGTTTCATTTTTACTAAAGGGTATTAATAAATTGATATACTATTTaaactttctctttgtttttataaaaataaaaatttaaaaatttctctttgttCTGGTTCATGAATTTTAGCCCAGAAAATACGATCCCATGAATGCTTTATAGATGACACCAAAATTCTACCTATCAATATATTTATGTTTGTTAATCTTATCTCTAATAGAAAAGCATTTAACAGGAAGTTGAGAAAATCTCCATATATTGGACAGTAACCATCATCTGCTGTCACAACACTTGTCGTtttcaaagagagaaatataCAGAGGGAATATAGAGGGCAAAGACACATTCTATCTCATGTTAGATCTGTGTCCTCAGTCTCCTAACTGGTGATCAGGCTGGACCAGATATGAAACAtaagctcatttcttttcttttttaaaaaatacttatttatttacttgaccatgcaggtcttagttgcagctcgtgGGATCTTGCATCTTCATTTGACATGAGGGATCatttttagttgtagcatggaGGATCTATAGTTGTATCATGCAAACTCTtaattgaggcatgtgggatctagttccttgaccagggattgaacccaggccccctacattggaatcTCAGAGTCTTAGCAacaggaccactagggaagtttcCATAAGGTCATTTCTTGTTTTACTGGTCTAACTCCTAGAGTTTGAACAGTCTACAGCAGTCTCCTTGTACTTtcccccagtgtgtgtgtgtgtgtgtgtgtgtgtgcacgtgtgcgtgcgcgtgcagtctctcagtcatgtccaactctctgcgacccccctggaccgtagccttccaggctcctctgcctgtggaattttccagacaagaactaGAGCCAAGACAAAAGAAGTTAAAAGTTAAAGAGCCAAAATTACctaatggctcagttggtaaagaatccatgtgcaatgcaggagaccccggttcaattcctgggtcgggaagatccgctggagaagggataggctacccactccaatgttcttgggcttcccttgtggctcagctggtaaagaatccgcctacaatgtgagagacctgggttcgatccctgagttgggaagatcccctggagaagggaaaggctacccgctacagtattctggcctggagacttccacaaactgtatagttcatgggatcacaaacagtcagacgtgattgagcaacttaaaaaaaaaaattgctttactGACCAAAACTTGATTCCCTACCCCTGTGTGCAATTGTTTCTTTGATGTTCAGGGGTGGGGGAAGTAGAGGTGGAGATCTCTTGATCTCTTGAGTGGGGGAAGTGGAGGTGAAGAGAAAGTTCTCTTTGGTGCTTAGTGTGTACTGTTAACACTACTAAATACTCTTTTGGGTATTTTGATCCTCTCACCAGCACCCCCTTTGAATAATATTAGTGTCTTAAAGTAATAGGTCATGAGTAATAGTTACTTCCCAGACAACCAGAGAGTGGAAGAAAATCAAGCTTTAGAACTAAGATTAGGATAAATTACCAGATTGATATTCCATAAAACTGCTACTATTCTATTTCTCCAACTGATAATCACCCTGTCTAGTGACCCTAGGAGGTCACTAGGGAAATTTCTTTAACTTCTTCATCATTATTGCTCTTGAAAATCCTATAACATTTGTGAACCAAATCCCCAAGGATGTGTCTTTTAAAGAACAGTTGCCTCTACTGAGCAGTTGGCTCATTGCGTCCTGCAATTGTCCAGCTCTAGGTTCTGCCTGAATGAGGTCTGTGGGAAGAGTCAACATATAAAACCAGCCCAGGTTCAGTGGCAGAGAAACAGAACAAGGGCAAGAAGAGAGGAGTGGGAAGAGGCGCACATtgaatagatacagagaaaaagcatataagacagaaaaaaataatctctccCACCTTGGGCTCTTACCATCCAAAAGGGGCCATCTAACAGGCCCAGAAGTAACTTTTGAATTTTGGACTTAAAAGTCTTGTCACACATACGTATTGAGTTGATTTTGCCTCTTCTTTGagtaaatagaagaaaaaaaatttccatttctctataaTCCATCTGGACCCTAGTATCTTTCCCAAGTGAGGAGAATTACAAAGTCATGGAACTCTTGAGTTTCACAGAGAAGCAATTTTCAAGGATTTAGATTAGGTTATTCCAAAACTTCtcctttatttcctttcccttccccattttcatttttatccccTAACTTCAAGTCCTTTCAGGTGAAGAGGCAAAGACTCACAGGGGTGGCACAGGTGATTTTCCAAACACCTCTCCACTGGTCAGCATACTGGACAACTGAACCAAGATCTCCAAGCTAGACTCGACCAAGATGACCTACTTCACTTGAGTTCCTAAAGCAAAAAAATGGAGTGCACCTTGGTGAGACATCTGATATTAATAAACatcaatttatttacttatttagtgaAAACCATGCTTCAGGAACTAAGCTAGACACCTAGAGATAAAAAGATGACCAAGCTGAAAATAGTATAAGATTGTATTTTCAAGGCATTCATAAATCTAGTAGTGGtgataaataagcaaaatgataCATATTATCATGATATGATGCTCTTTAGTTCAAAATGTTACAAAACCAGAGAGCTGGAGTGATGGGCAGGTGATAGCAAGGGGTGGTTAGGCATAGTTTGACAGGGAGGATGAATCTGAGTAGGCATTTACCAGGTAACAAGAGTTAGAATGAATTTCAGGTAGAAGATAGAGTATGTGCAACTGCATAGAGTCTTGAAGGAGGCTGTTGCACTAAAAAACATCACATTCTTCAGTGGAGCTTGAGCTTGGATTGAGTAGCTGAGAAAGAATATTAAGAATGTGGGGGTCAGATCCTGAGGCATTTGCTATGCAATGTAAGGAGCTCAGTTGTACAGTATGGTCACTGAAGGATTTGAACTGGAGAATCACttgtttatgtttatattttagtaaGATCACTCAGTCTGGAGGCA comes from Dama dama isolate Ldn47 chromosome 1, ASM3311817v1, whole genome shotgun sequence and encodes:
- the LOC133067957 gene encoding olfactory receptor 6B9-like, which gives rise to MLGRNITLVSEFILVGFPTAPWLQVLLFSLFLVVYLLVVVENLVIMLTVWVTGSLHKPMYYFLNSLSFLEVWYVSVTVPKMLDGFLLQRQRISFTGCMTQLYFFISLAGTECVLLAAMAYDRYVAICHPLRYPVIMTTGYCVQLVAFSYMSGFMVSVIKVYFISHVAFCGSNVMNHFFCDISPILKLACKDMSTAELVDFALAIVILVFPLTATILSYVYIVSTILCIPSTQGRKKAFSTCASHLTVVIIYYTAMIFMYVRPRAIASFNSNKLISAVYAVLTPMLNPFIYCLRNQEVKNAIKKTVGIGQCFLLS